ACCGCTCTGATCGCGGCCAGCGCCGGTGCTACGGCAGCCAATGCACCGGAAACCTCCCTGCGGCCCAATGCGCGCCCCGATCTAGTGTCGGGCGCGACGGTGACAGCTGCTGCGCTATCCGTTGCTGCGGAGCTGCGGCCTCAATCGCGTCCGCAGTCGGAGCAGGCTATCGCCCTGGCCGCGCTGAGCCTGCCGCTTGTGCCCGCAGGGCCCGACGCCTCTCTGCGTCCACATTTGCGGCCCGGTGATCTGGCGGAAAAAATCCTGTTCGGCAAACGCAAACGCCGCAAGACCTCTGTCTGCGGCGATATCGATATTCAGGGCAGCAAGGTTGGTACCGTGCCCGGTCGGCTGAACGGCTGCGGGGCTAAGAATGCCGTGCGCGTCCGCTCGGTCGCCGGGGTGACGCTCAGCCAGCAGTCGGTGATGACCTGCGACACCGCGCGTGCGCTCAAGAAATGGGTCGAACGCGATGTGATCAAAGCCTTTGGCCGCCGCGACAAAGTGGTCTCTCTGCGGGTGGCGGCGCATTATTCCTGCCGCACCCGCAACAATCGGCCAGGCGCAAAGATTTCCGAACACGGTCGTGGCAAGGCGATTGATATCTCAGGCTTTGTACTGGAAAGCGGTAAGGTGATTACCGTGCTGAAAGGCTGGACCGCGCGCGCCACGCGGAAGGGGCTGCGCAAGATGTGGAAAGGTGCCTGTGGTCCGTTTGGCACCGTTCTGGGGCCGCTGTCAGATCGCTACCATCTGGACCATTTCCATCTGGATGTGGCGCGCCATCGCGGCGGCCCATACTGCCGTTAACGCAGGACCAGACGTGGCGCCGGGCCAATTGGCAGCGGCCCGAGCGCGACATAGCCGGATTTGAGCGTCAGCGGCAGATCAAGGTCCCGGTGATTTCCGCCAAGACCGGCGAAGATCTGCAGCACCTGTTCGATGCCTGCGCGTGCGCGGGGCGGCAGGTTGCCTGCTGTCTCTGCCAATTGCAGAATGTCCTGCCAGTTCTCGACCTGCAGTGCGAGGTCGCCCTCCGGCAGGCCGGTTTCATCAAGGCTGATTTCACCAGTGGCTTTGATCCGCATCGGTCCCCAGCTGGCTTCGGCGAGATGGAGTTTGATGTGGCGGGGTTGCGGGCGCCGCAGTTCAATCGCATTGCGGTCCCAGCGTGTATCGAAGGTGACCGTCATCTCGGCAATGACTGTGTCCAGCCGTTCGGGCAGCCCCTCTGTTGCGGCAAGACGCTGGCGCAGGAGCGGATGTGGAGCCAGGCCGACCGCATCTGCGCGGATCTGGTAGCGGTTTGACGCGTCGGTCTGGGTCATATCCAGCTGAAAGGCCTGCGCGCCAAGATCGGTGTTGCCATCACTGCGTACCGTCCAGGGGTCGGCGGTGATGTGTAGCTGTTCCAACTCCCGTGCAGATCCGGGGGCCAGCCGCAAATCGGCCTGTAGCCCGTTTGCCTGAAGGATCGCCGTCTCATCGAAATATGACAGCCGCTGTGGTGTCTGTGGCAGATGCAGCGTCAGCGTGCCGGGCCAGAGTGCCAGGCTGCGGATATCCAGCCAGTCGGCGCGCCATGCGGTGCCGGTGCCCGGGTCAGCGAGGGTGGGGGTGGTGATGCGATGATGATGATAAAGCGGAAAGCCCGAGGTGCGCAGCGCCCCGTAGTCGGCCTGCCAGCCCTGTCGCCGCTGCTCGGCAAACCACTCGTCGAGCCCCTGACGCAGGCCCCAGCCCGCGATGGCCCAGTAGAGGCTCCAGCTGCAGACCATGATCAGCAGCAGTTTTGTCCATCGGATCATCATTCGGCCTCTTTTCTGGACGTGGGATTTGATGTTTATAGACCGCGATCGAAAAAGGGCCAGCGTCATGACCATGTGGGTATTTGGATACGGATCTTTGTTGTGGAACCCGGGCTTTCCGGTGGCCCGCCGCGAAGTGGCTACTCTGCCGGGCTATGCCCGATCCTTCTGCATGAAATCCATCCATCATCGCGGCAGTGAGGAGAAGCCGGGTCTGGTTCTGGCACTGGACGCGATAGATGGCGCCGCCTGCACGGGGATCGCGCTGGCGGTCGAGACCGGCCACGAAGAACAGACATTGCTGGAACTGCGGGCACGGGAGCTGATCTCCTCGGCCTATGTGGAAAAAGATCTGACTGTCCAGTTGGCCAGTGGTGGTGAGGTGACGGCCGTCACCTATGTGATTGACCCGGATCACAATCAATACTGCGGTGGCATCAGTCTGGAAACTCAGGCGCGGATCATAGCGGAGGCGGTTGGCGGGCGTGGTCCCAATACCGAATACCTCTTCAATACTGCGGAGCATCTGGCCGAGATCGGGTTGCGCGATGCTGATTTGGATTGGCTGTCAGCGCGTGTGCGGGACCTTGCATCATAAAGCCTTGGCTCTTCTGAGGTTTTGCCTATAGGCTCCGGTTCTGCAAGAACACCAAAAAAGTGTCAGGAGCCACAGCTATGGCGCAGCCAGACCGCGAAAGCAGACCGCAGTTTTCCCAACCGGTACGCCAGATCATCATGATGCTGATTGCCCTCGGGCTGTCGGGGTTTGGGGCGTTCGTGGCGCTGCCGCGGGTCTTGCCGGTGTTCGAGGCCAACCCCTGGCTCAACGGCTTTATCGGTCTGGTGTTTGTCTTTGGTGTGATGGCCTGTTTCTGGCAGGTGCTGCAGCTGATCGGGTCGGTGCGCTGGATCGAGGCGTTCGCTGCCGGGGTCGCCAGAGAGGATGTTCGTCCGCCGTCGATGCTGGCGCCGCTGGCCTCTCTGCTGCGCTCACGCGGGGCGCGGATGCAGCTGGGGTCTTCTTCGACCCGGTCGATCCTGGATTCCGTTGCCACCCGCATCGACGAAGAACGCGAGATCACACGCTACATCGTGAACCTGCTGATTTTCCTTGGCCTTTTGGGGACATTCTACGGCCTGGCCACCACAGTACCTGCGGTGGTGGACACCATTCGCAGCCTTGCTCCGCAGGAGGGAGAAGAGGGTATTGCGGTATTCAATCGCCTGATGACCGGGCTGGAGGCGCAGCTGGGCGGTATGGGCGTTGCCTTTGCCTCCTCATTGCTGGGCTTGGCGGGATCGCTGATCGTTGGCTTGTTGGAGCTGTTTGCGGGCCATGGTCAGAACCGCTTCTACCGGGAACTTGAGGAATGGCTTTCCTCCTTCACCCGGGTCAGTTTTTCCTCTGGCGAGGAAACGGGGGGTGGTGAGAACAGCGCGCTTGCCGGGGTGCTGGACAGTATGACCGAGCAAATGGATGCGCTGCAGGCGATGTTTGTGCAATCCTCTGAAGGGCGCGCCGGGGTGGATCAGAAGCTATCCGCGCTGGTGGATGCGATCACCGACATGAACCGGCGGCAGGATCAGTCCGAAGGCACGGCGCGCGCGCTTGAGCGGGTGGCCGTCGGGCAGGAGGCCCTGACCGAGCTGATGCGCGCTCAGGGGGATGTCGGTCTGGACGCCGAAAGCCGGATGCGGCTGCGCTCCATCGATGTGCAGATGTTGCGCATTCTTGAGGAAATCTCGGCCGGTCGTCAGGAAAGCCTTGCCGAGTTGCGCAAAGATATCGACCTCTTGGTCAAAGCCTTTGCCAGACCGCGTGGATTGGGCCGCAGCGCGCGCGGATCCGAGGATTAAGCCATGGCCCTGTCACGTCGCACCGGACAGCGTTTTCAGGCCTCAATCTGGCCGGGATTTGTGGATGCGATGACCGGGTTGCTGCTGGTCCTGATGTTCCTCCTGACCATTTTCATGGTGGTCCAATTTGTCCTGCGGGAGACGATTTCCGGGCAGGAAAGCCAGCTGGATGAGCTGGCAGCGGAGGTGGGGGCGCTGGCCGATGCGCTGGGCCTCGAAGAGCGAGCGAACAGCCAGTTACAGGCCCGGCTCGGTGCGCTGTCGGCCACGCTTGGGACCACCCAGGGTGCGTTGGAAACTGCGGAAGCAGAGCTTGCAGTAGCGCAGGGCGAGATCAGTGATTTTGAGGCACAGGTCGCCCAGTTGCTGCTGCAACAGCAGGAAGCCAACGCCACCATCAGTGATCTGACCGCGCAGCGCGCGGCGTTGCAGGCGGCGCAGAGCGATCTGGAAGGAGAGCGGGACGCGCTGTCGCAGGCTCTTGCGGTCAGTCGCGATGAAATCGATGCCCAGACTGAGGTCGCGCGCCTTGCCGCAGCCAGGCGGGAGGCACTGGAAGCGCTTGTCGCCGATCTCGAAGGGCAGGCGTCTGAGGCAACCGCAGCAGTCTCGCAGTTGGAAGCTGACCTAACCGACGCTGAGGCGGCGCGGCTTGCCGAGGCGGCTGCCGCGGAGGCGCTGCGTGATCGGCTGAAGACGGCAGACGCGGAATTAACGGCGATGACACTGGCGCTGGAAGAACAGCGTCAGGCCGCTGAAGATACGCTGACTTTGCTGGCGGCGGCGGAAACCGCCAAGGGGCAACTGGATGCGCAGCTGGCGGACGTGCTGGAGGCGCTGGATGTCGCAAAGGCCGCAAACGCGGACCGCGACGCATTGGCCGAGCGTCTCACGCGTGTTCTGGCGCAGTTGGAAACCACGCAGACCAGCGCCGATGCACAGGTCGCCGCCTTGCAGGCAGAGCTGGATCAGTTGCGTGAGAGCCGGGACGCGGCAAAATCCGAGCTGGAAAATACATCAGCAGCGCAGGCCGAGACAGAACAGCGTCTGCTGGACGCTTTGTCTCAGCTGGAGCAGGCTAGTGCCGCCGCCGCCGACCGGGAGGTGCTGCAACAACGTCTGCTGGCAGCGCTGACGGAGGGCGAAGAGCGGGCTGTGGAAACCGCAGAGCTGGCCAGCCTCGCCGAACAGCGTGCAGCCCTGCTGGCGCAGGCCCGTGCGAGCCTCAGTACGGAGCAGGCGGTTTCGGAGGAAGCGCAGCGACAGACGGCACTGCTGAACCAGCAGGTTGCGGCCCTGCGAGAGCAGCTCGGCGGGTTGCAGACGCTGCTGGATGACTACAAGGCCCGTGACGCCGCACAATCGGTGCAGATGCAGAACCTCGGCCAGGATCTGAATGCCGCACTGGCGCGGGCCGCCGCAGAGGAACGCCGCCGCCGTCTGCTTGAAGAGAGCGAGCGCAAGCGACTGGAAACCGAAGCAGAGCAGCTGAGCAGCAAGGCCCAGGATCTGGAGCAATACCGGTCGGAATTCTTCGGCCGCCTGCGAGATGTTCTGGGCAATCAGGAGGGGGTCCGGATTGAGGGGGACCGCTTTGTCTTTGCCTCTGAGGTATTGTTTGCTCCTGGGAGCGCAGATCTGTCACCGGCCGGACGGGCGGAAATTGGCAAGGTCGCCGGTATCCTGCAGGCTGTTGCGGCGGCGATCCCGCCTGAGATCAACTGGATCATCCGTGTGGATGGTCACACCGATGACACACCGCTTGGTATCCATCCGAAATTTGCCGACAACTGGGAGCTAAGCCAGGGCCGCGCCTTGTCGGTTGTACGCTACATGGTGCAGGCGCTGGGCATTCCGCCCGAGCGCCTGTCTGCCAATGGGTTTGGTGAGTATCAGCCGGTGAACCCTGCGCCGACGGCGGTGGCCCGGGCGCAGAACCGGCGGATTGAGCTGAAGTTCACCGAGCGCTGACGGGGCTGTATTATCGCTTTGGCGGTCTGCTCACTGGTCCGGCAGCTGTTGGATCAGGCCGTTGTTTGCGCCGTGCCGACAGGCGGGAGATCAGCGTTTTGGCCTCAGTCGGTGGTTCCTGCTCAATCCGCCTGTAGTTGCTGCCATCCCGCTGACGCGTCAGCAGTCCACAGGAAATCATCGTCCGCCGCAGGGTCGCGGGATCCTTGAAATCATGTTCGGCCAGCAGGATCCTGTTCACCTCCGCCTCGCTTAGCAATGTGTCAGTCGGGAATACCGCCCACAGACCAAAGAGCGCCAGCGTCTGCACCCCTCGCCGGGAGGGCCAGCGCAGCAGTCGTCCTGAAGCGTCAAATTGGGTGAGTGTGCGTTCAATCAGCCGGTGGTCAGCGGGGGCGGCCGTGTTGGCCTGCGCCAAACGTCCGGCAGCGGCCTGAACGGCGCGCTGGTGTTGCAGGTTCTGAAATCCGGCGGCGCGTGCCAGCATATTCATCAGCGTCAGATGGGGCGGGCTGGCCTCCCCCAATTGACGGGCCAGAGCACGGGAGAAATGCGACAGGTCATCGACCTGTAAGGGGAGAGATTTGCGGGTCATATTGCAT
The nucleotide sequence above comes from Phaeobacter inhibens DSM 16374. Encoded proteins:
- a CDS encoding DUF2125 domain-containing protein, giving the protein MIRWTKLLLIMVCSWSLYWAIAGWGLRQGLDEWFAEQRRQGWQADYGALRTSGFPLYHHHRITTPTLADPGTGTAWRADWLDIRSLALWPGTLTLHLPQTPQRLSYFDETAILQANGLQADLRLAPGSARELEQLHITADPWTVRSDGNTDLGAQAFQLDMTQTDASNRYQIRADAVGLAPHPLLRQRLAATEGLPERLDTVIAEMTVTFDTRWDRNAIELRRPQPRHIKLHLAEASWGPMRIKATGEISLDETGLPEGDLALQVENWQDILQLAETAGNLPPRARAGIEQVLQIFAGLGGNHRDLDLPLTLKSGYVALGPLPIGPAPRLVLR
- a CDS encoding DUF2087 domain-containing protein, with translation MTRKSLPLQVDDLSHFSRALARQLGEASPPHLTLMNMLARAAGFQNLQHQRAVQAAAGRLAQANTAAPADHRLIERTLTQFDASGRLLRWPSRRGVQTLALFGLWAVFPTDTLLSEAEVNRILLAEHDFKDPATLRRTMISCGLLTRQRDGSNYRRIEQEPPTEAKTLISRLSARRKQRPDPTAAGPVSRPPKR
- a CDS encoding extensin-like domain-containing protein: MRRGWTAGLRALSIAGGLTALIAASAGATAANAPETSLRPNARPDLVSGATVTAAALSVAAELRPQSRPQSEQAIALAALSLPLVPAGPDASLRPHLRPGDLAEKILFGKRKRRKTSVCGDIDIQGSKVGTVPGRLNGCGAKNAVRVRSVAGVTLSQQSVMTCDTARALKKWVERDVIKAFGRRDKVVSLRVAAHYSCRTRNNRPGAKISEHGRGKAIDISGFVLESGKVITVLKGWTARATRKGLRKMWKGACGPFGTVLGPLSDRYHLDHFHLDVARHRGGPYCR
- a CDS encoding peptidoglycan -binding protein — encoded protein: MALSRRTGQRFQASIWPGFVDAMTGLLLVLMFLLTIFMVVQFVLRETISGQESQLDELAAEVGALADALGLEERANSQLQARLGALSATLGTTQGALETAEAELAVAQGEISDFEAQVAQLLLQQQEANATISDLTAQRAALQAAQSDLEGERDALSQALAVSRDEIDAQTEVARLAAARREALEALVADLEGQASEATAAVSQLEADLTDAEAARLAEAAAAEALRDRLKTADAELTAMTLALEEQRQAAEDTLTLLAAAETAKGQLDAQLADVLEALDVAKAANADRDALAERLTRVLAQLETTQTSADAQVAALQAELDQLRESRDAAKSELENTSAAQAETEQRLLDALSQLEQASAAAADREVLQQRLLAALTEGEERAVETAELASLAEQRAALLAQARASLSTEQAVSEEAQRQTALLNQQVAALREQLGGLQTLLDDYKARDAAQSVQMQNLGQDLNAALARAAAEERRRRLLEESERKRLETEAEQLSSKAQDLEQYRSEFFGRLRDVLGNQEGVRIEGDRFVFASEVLFAPGSADLSPAGRAEIGKVAGILQAVAAAIPPEINWIIRVDGHTDDTPLGIHPKFADNWELSQGRALSVVRYMVQALGIPPERLSANGFGEYQPVNPAPTAVARAQNRRIELKFTER
- a CDS encoding gamma-glutamylcyclotransferase; the protein is MTMWVFGYGSLLWNPGFPVARREVATLPGYARSFCMKSIHHRGSEEKPGLVLALDAIDGAACTGIALAVETGHEEQTLLELRARELISSAYVEKDLTVQLASGGEVTAVTYVIDPDHNQYCGGISLETQARIIAEAVGGRGPNTEYLFNTAEHLAEIGLRDADLDWLSARVRDLAS